The Eurosta solidaginis isolate ZX-2024a chromosome 4, ASM4086904v1, whole genome shotgun sequence genome includes a window with the following:
- the LOC137247829 gene encoding probable ATP-dependent RNA helicase ddx42, translating to MENLDVNIKFKLISTNINSIPPYDGNRDALSNFVHRIDSMVQILNSFTADEYKILLIGQIKDKIIGSARRSILINGNPDTWPEIRKVLIDNHGEKNSVDELIDKIRVCRCDSTIEAFYNLLNTLLCRLNNASQFSGNSSLSINSESNARIALNSFKFGLPEPVKSIIVSRDPKTLKDAYDIIKSNGYLKYTNKRTNFFNSTQFNKNNNNFEHNVSNMSSYATQQHRQHNRENNLNNYVNQQNRQQFSNNDRVNDISSNVSQQHRPQYSNSNVNNSGRYNNHNSMNSFVQPSFNSNNSNQTNRTNRSSRNFYNQYNNNNNEGLYNNRNPPAEPMEIGVNENEQNFQLDGLRNYPI from the coding sequence ATGGAGAACTTAGATGtcaatattaaatttaaacttaTTTCGACAAACATAAATAGCATTCCTCCTTATGATGGAAATAGAGACGCATTGTCAAATTTCGTACATCGAATAGACTCCATGGttcaaattttaaatagtttCACCGCTGacgaatataaaattttattaattggccaaattaaagataaaattatTGGGAGTGCTAGAAGATCAATTTTAATCAACGGGAATCCAGACACTTGGCCAGAAATAAGAAAAGTTCTTATCGATAATCATGGCGAAAAAAATTCCGTTGATGAATTAATCGATAAAATACGAGTTTGTAGATGTGATTCTACAATTGAAGCTTTTTATAATTTACTCAATACATTATTATGTCGATTAAATAACGCATCACAATTTAGTGGAAATAGTTCATTGAGTATAAATAGTGAAAGCAATGCCAGAATTGCCTTGAATTCATTTAAATTTGGTTTACCGGAACCTGTAAAAAGCATTATTGTGAGTAGGGATCCAAAAACGTTAAAAGATGCatatgatattataaaatcaaatGGTTATTTGAAATATACAAACAaacgaacaaatttttttaacagtACTCagtttaacaaaaataataataactttgaACATAATGTTAGTAACATGAGTTCTTATGCTACTCAACAGCATAGACAACATAACAGAGAAAACAATCTGAATAATTATGTTAATCAACAGAATAGGCAGCAGTTCAGTAATAACGATAGAGTAAACGATATTAGCAGTAATGTTAGCCAACAACATAGACCACAGTACAGCAACAGTAATGTTAATAATTCTGGGCGATACAATAACCATAACAGTATGAATTCTTTTGTTCAGCCAAGTTTTAatagcaacaacagcaaccaaaCAAATAGAACGAATCGTAGCTCACGTAATTTTTATAATcaatataataacaacaataatgaaGGACTGTATAATAATAGAAATCCGCCTGCGGAGCCTATGGAAATAGGAGTCAATGAAAatgaacaaaattttcaattagacGGTCTAAGAAATTACCCTATATAA